Proteins found in one Sorghum bicolor cultivar BTx623 chromosome 1, Sorghum_bicolor_NCBIv3, whole genome shotgun sequence genomic segment:
- the LOC8155619 gene encoding zinc finger RNA-binding protein — MDYAAAATNAPAPAPAPGTDHAHYPHPYASYSYPYGAYHQPAPATYASVAAAASSSYYYPVPAAVPSTAVQYDPYSGYQHYSPPEGGGAAGAGLVGYYFTVGEAPQQAAVTSTTQAAPAATTKEAGKQFGFDPQRYAQAAVARACNGITQPAAAPGMHHAQWNAHFGHPVPKYALRKQMKKKPKALQPAPCEVCKIQCDTLEVLMIHKQGKKHKKNLEKLQDSITPKPIIKPPSNVIGPSMAPAAVSNCVVPCVLPKKKKSCSAETLEDLEVKKRRVLEAGAAQDEVRICGVCNVVVNSQKVFEFHIAGQKHQAMIQKQQALHFVT; from the exons ATGGACTATGCCGCAGCCGCTACTaacgcgccggcgccggcgccggcgccgggcaCCGATCACGCCCACTACCCGCACCCTTACGCTAGCTACTCCTACCCCTACGGGGCCTATCACCAACCAGCCCCGGCCACGTACGCCTCCGTCGCGGCCGCCGCCTCGTCATCCTACTACTACCCCGTCCCTGCCGCCGTGCCGTCCACCGCCGTGCAGTACGACCCTTACTCGGGTTACCAGCACTACAGTCCCCCGGAGGGAGGAGGCGCCGCTGGGGCTGGCCTGGTGGGCTACTACTTCACCGTCGGCGAGGCGCCGCAGCAGGCCGCGGTTACATCGACGACGCAAGCTGCTCCGGCGGCGACTACGAAGGAGGCGGGCAAGCAATTTGGTTTCGATCCCCAGCGCTACGCGCAG GCAGCAGTTGCCAGAGCCTGCAATGGAATAACACAACCAGCTGCAGCCCCAGGCATGCACCATGCCCAGTGGAATGCTCATTTTGGGCACCCTGTGCCAAAATATGCCTTGAGGAAACAAATGAAGAAAAAGCCAAAGGCTCTGCAACCAGCACCATGTGAGGTGTGCAAGATTCAGTGTGATACACTAGAGGTGCTCATGATCCATAAGCAGGGGAAGAAGCACAAGaaaaatttggagaaattacAAGACTCGATCACCCCTAAACCAATTATAAAGCCCCCAAGCAATGTCATTGGTCCAAGTATGGCACCTGCTGCTGTATCCAACTGTGTGGTGCCCTGTGTACtgccgaagaagaagaagagctgCTCAGCAGAAACCCTGGAAGATCTAGAGGTGAAGAAGAGGCGAGTGCTTGAGGCTGGAGCAGCGCAGGACGAAGTAAGAATCTGCGGAGTGTGCAATGTTGTCGTGAACAGCCAAAAAGTGTTCGAGTTCCACATTGCGGGGCAGAAGCACCAGGCCATGATACAGAAGCAGCAAGCGCTACATTTTGTCACATGA
- the LOC110429558 gene encoding uncharacterized protein LOC110429558 translates to MASSGTAAPGVPPSTSAPPGAGAVVTTSSGALITATTSLPAASSTPPAPMLAIPSDALTAFTSAIQGLQNQMALMSFQMGDLATRVSALGGRALPTAAQFPQLPMSSVGHLPLLQAPSLPLLQDAGSATSASSPAPTPSAPSTTGPAAAPQGSTAAPPFGVPIQHIRFPASPSPIPTLEAILGTVPVASAPMTSAPPRVHVPAPPDDSHTGHVVPKYHKLVFPLFDGKEDPLGWLNKCEQFFNSHQTRHADRVWLASYHLTGVAQQWYLVLESDAGRPQWEEFRTLCQQRFGPPLSTNHLLDLARLPFTSTVDAYMEAFQARAAHAGRLSPGQKAKLFTGGLPDHIRVDVELHDPQDLQRAMHLARAYERRNAPAPLALPAPQRRRSTGVPATFPASASSSSPTPAPAAAVQRPFKRLSPEEMADHRKQGLCYNCDEPYIRGHKCARLFFLEAADYIVEEPDDTDDDGPAASGTSLPPFDPDAPMISLSAITGIRAPSTMQLQVRIGAHHLTALLDFGSTHNFISTEAAGRVGVPLQDSRGAHVVVANGDRVECRGLARGVPLQIGAESFRVDMYSIPVHGCDIVLGIAWLRTLGPILCDFEQRRMAFHLKGRRVVWAGVAALGTSPRPSSDPLLANNLFTDLGSEQDLLERFLATYDDVFAAPTGLPPARACDHRIHLKTATEPVAVRPYRYPQLQKDELETQCEAMMQQGIIRPSTSPFSAPVLLVKKQDSSWRFCVDYRALNAATVKDKFPIPVVEELLDELNGARFFSKLDLRSGYHQVRVHPDDVAKTAFRTHHGHFEFLVMPFGLSNAPSTFQALMNLVLKPFLRRWVLVFFDDILIYSKSWTEHLHHLLAVLNVLRAHQLHLKRSKCSFATSSVQYLGHVISASGVAMDASKVEAVESWPQPRSARGLRGFLGLAGYYRRFIQDFGTIAAPLTQLLRKDAFNWTDAATTAFDALKHALSTAPVLHLPDFSKDFVVDCDASGSGFGAVLHQGAGPLAFFSRPFAARHLKVAAYERELVGLVHAVRHWRPYLWGRAFVVRTDHYALKYMLDQRLSTIPQTQWISKLFGFDFRVEFNPGCFNTVADALSRRDGRCLCWRLCPAPRFM, encoded by the coding sequence ATGGCTTCTTCTGGGACCGCAGCCCCTGGTGTTCCACCCTCCACAAGCgccccacccggcgccggcgcggtcGTGACAACCTCCTCCGGCGCCCTGATCACGGCCACCACGTCGCTGCCGGCTGCGTCCTCCACACCGCCAGCCCCAATGCTGGCCATCCCTTCAGACGCGCTTACGGCCTTCACCAGCGCCATCCAGGGCCTCCAGAACCAGATGGCCCTCATGAGCTTCCAGATGGGCGATCTGGCCACGCGTGTGTCGGCCCTGGGCGGTCGGGCTCTGCCTACAGCCGCGCAGTTCCCACAACTGCCGATGTCAAGCGTGGGTCatcttcccttgctgcaggcACCGTCCTTACCGCTGCTCCAGGACGCTGGTTCTGCAACGTCCGCCTCTTCCCCGGCACCGACGCCGTCTGCACCTTCGACGACCGGGCCGGCTGCAGCGCCGCAGGGTTCCACAGCTGCTCCCCCGTTCGGCGTTCCTATTCAGCACATCCGTTTCCCAGCGTCGCCGTCTCCGATCCCTACCCTCGAGGCCATCCTCGGGACCGTACCAGTGGCCTCGGCACCCATGACATCAGCACCTCCTCGGGTGCATGTCCCGGCGCCTCCGGATGACTCACACACGGGGCACGTGGTACCCAAGTATCACAAGCTTGTGTTCCCGCTGTTCGACGGCAAGGAAGACCCCCTCGGCTGGTTAAACAAGTGCGAGCAGTTCTTCAACAGCCATCAGACACGTCACGCTGATCGGGTGTGGCTCGCTTCGTACCATCTCACCGGTGTCGCTCAACAATGGTACCTGGTGCTGGAATCAGATGCGGGCCGCCCGCAATGGGAGGAGTTTCGCACCCTCTGCCAGCAGCGTTTCGGGCCGCCCCTAAGCACCAATCACCTCTTAGATTTGGCGCGCCTTCCCTTCACGTCGACGGTGGACGCCTATATGGAGGCGTTCCAGGCACGCGCTGCGCATGCAGGCCGGTTATCCCCGggacaaaaggcgaagctcttCACTGGTGGACTGCCTGATCACATTCGCGTCGACGTCGAGCTTCATGATCCCCAAGACCTGCAGCGCGCCATGCACCTCGCGCGCGCCTACGAACGCCGCAACGCCCCAGCCCCGCTCGCGTTGCCAGCACCGCAACGACGCCGATCCACTGGGGTGCCTGCGACGTTCCCTGCGTCAGCCAGCTCGTCCTCGCCAACACCAGCGCCCGCTGCAGCTGTGCAGCGCCCGTTCAAGCGCCTTTCACCCGAGGAGATGGCAGACCATCGCAAACAGGGCCTCTGCTACAACTGCGATGAGCCGTACATCCGTGGTCACAAGTGCGCTCGTCTCTTCTTCCTTGAGGCCGCCGACTACATCGTGGAAGAGCCGGACGACACCGATGATGATGGGCCTGCAGCTTCCGGTACCAGCCTTCCACCGTTTGATCCCGATGCTCCTATGATCTCCTTGTCTGCTATTACAGGGATCCGCGCACCAAGCACTATGCAGCTGCAGGTTCGCATCGGCGCACACCACCTTACGGCGCTCCTGGACTTTGGATCCACGCACAATTTCATCAGTACGGAGGCTGCTGGTCGTGTGGGCGTTCCCCTCCAAGACAGCCGCGGCGCCCACGTAGTGGTCGCCAATGGCGACCGCGTCGAGTGCCGGGGCCTTGCCCGCGGCGTTCCTCTTCAGATCGGTGCAGAGTCCTTCCGGGTGGACATGTACTCCATCCCTGTCCACGGCTGCGACATCGTTCTAGGCATCGCATGGCTGCGAACCCTGGGACCCATCCTCTGCGACTTCGAGCAACGTCGCATGGCGTTCCATCTCAAGGGACGTCGGGTCGTCTGGGCAGGCGTGGCGGCGTTGGGGACATCGCCAAGACCGTCGTCCGACCCGCTGCTCGCCAACAACCTCTTCACTGACTTGGGCTCTGAGCAGGACCTCCTGGAACGTTTTCTGGCTACTTACGACGACGTGTTTGCAGCACCGACGGGATTGCCCCCGGCACGGGCCTGTGACCACCGCATCCACCTCAAGACTGCAACAGAACCGGTGGCGGTTCGTCCATATAGATACCCCCAGCTACAGAAGGATGAACTGGAGACGCAGTGTGAAGCAATGATGCAGCAAGGCATTATCCGGCCCAGTACATCTCCCTTTTCGGCGCCCGTGCTGCTGGTCAAGAAGCAGGATTCCTCGTGGCGCTTTTGTGTGGACTACAGGGCCCTCAATGCTGCTACAGTTAAAGACAAGTTTCCCATCCCTGTGGTGGAGGAGCTGCTGGATGAACTCAATGGTGCTCGTTTTTTCTCCAAATTGGATTTGCGCTCCGGGTATCATCAAGTACGCGTCCATCCCGATGACGTGGCCAAGACAGCGTTCCGGACTCATCATGGGCACTTCGAGTTTTTGGTCATGCCCTTTGGATTGTCTAATGCGCCTTCGACGTTCCAGGCGCTCATGAATTTGGTGCTCAAGCCTTTTCTACGCCGCTGGGTCCTGGTGTTTTTCGATGATATCCTAATATACAGCAAGTCATGGACGGAGCATCTCCATCACCTGCTGGCTGTTCTAAATGTGCTACGTGCCCATCAGTTGCATCTCAAGCGCTCCAAATGCTCTTTCGCCACCTCTTCAGTGCAGTACCTGGGGCATGTCATCTCAGCCTCGGGCGTCGCCATGGATGCCTCCAAGGTGGAGGCAGTAGAATCCTGGCCGCAACCCCGCTCTGCCCGCGGTCTGCGGGGGTTCCTGGGCTTGGCAGGATATTATCGACGATTCATTCAAGATTTTGGTACAATTGCAGCCCCTCTCACACAGCTTCTCCGTAAGGATGCCTTCAACTGGACAGACGCAGCAACGACCGCTTTTGACGCCCTCAAGCACGCCCTGTCCACTGCACCTGTACTCCATCTTCCTGATTTCAGCAAAGACTTTGTGGTGGATTGTGACGCGTCTGGGTCTGGTTTCGGCGCCGTATTACATCAAGGAGCGGGGCCATTGGCATTCTTCAGCAGGCCTTTCGCTGCCCGGCATCTCAAAGTGGCAGCCTATGAACGGGAACTCGTCGGGCTGGTTCATGCTGTTCGTCACTGGCGCCCTTATCTGTGGGGGAGAGCTTTTGTGGTGCGCACAGATCATTACGCGCTGAAATATATGCTCGATCAGCGCCTGTCAACAATTCCCCAGACCCAGTGGATTTCCAAATTATTTGGTTTTGACTTCAGGGTGGAGTTCAATCCGGGCTGTTTCAACACCGTTGCTGATGCGCTTTCtcgccgggatgggaggtgcctCTGTTGGCGGCTCTGTCCAGCACCGCGGTTCATGTGA